The DNA sequence CAACCTTTCCGCGTGCTGGTTGTCTACGACTTTGACGAAGACACCACGGTTCCCGTGGCCCGCGAACTGGCGACCACGCGTCCCTATCTCTCACTGGTCAAAAACGAACTGGGCAGGGGACCCGCGAATGCCATCCGGGCCGGCTTCCAGGCAGCAGACAACGGACCGGCCCTGGTCATCATGGCCGACCTCTCCGACGACCTCAACGATGTCGCACCCATGCTCGAGCTTTATCATTCTGGATGCCGGATCGTCTGCGCCTCACGTTATATGCAGGGAGGCAGGCAACTCGGCGGTCCGCTGCTCAAACGCACGCTCAGCCGCCTGGCGGGACTCTCACTCTATTACCTGGTCGGCTTCCCCACCCACGACGCGACCAATAATTTCCGCCTGTATGACGCCGCCCTGGTCAATGAACTGCAGATCGAAAGCGAGCAGGGCTTCGAAATCGCCCTGGAGTTGACCGCCAAGGCCTTTGTCCGCGGCGAACAGATCGGCGAGATTCCCACCACCTGGAAAGACCGCGACGCCGGCGAGTCCCGCTTTCAGCTCTTCCGCTGGCTCCCCAAATACTTCCGCTGGTATCGCTACGCCCTCTTCGGCCGCTGGTTCGGCAGGAAAAAACAGCGCTGATTGAAACTTACTTTTTAATCAATGCCCTGCCAGGTAAATTCCACGTGCCCGGTATCCTTGTTATAAATCAGCTCTTCCCGTTCGTGCACGAAGTATTCTGAAAACTCGCGATGATAACGTTCCAGAAATCCCATATCTTCCTGCCGCTGGAGACCACGTTTCAGAATCCGCTGCACCGTCTCACGGCTCCCATTAAACGACAGCCGGATCTGTCCCGCATCCCCCAGGATCCATGTAGAAGACTTCAACTCGCAGACATCAGCTGGTGGGGCAAAGCCAAGCTGCCGTTCAAAGACGGCGGCTGGACGTGATAACCCGTATTGCCAGATTCCCAGGGCACTGCAGTAAATCACAAACGCCCCCAGCAGCCACCGCCACTTTCGATTGACACGCAATAGAGATAACGCCCCCATCAAAATCAGCGCAATGATTGCAAATCCGATCGTGAATAAAATCAACAGAAAGATGATGTTTGCGAATACAGCCATCCCGTCATGATAAAAGAGCAGGGGAGACTGTCAATTGCTGTTCGCTGCAGCGGATCTTTCGACATCTGCTCTATTTCGACCTGTCGATATTCTCCCGGCCTGCTGTGTAGCGTAAAATAAGTCCCAGCGCGAATTTTCCTCTCTGCAGATCAAGCGAACTCATGAACGAAACAGCCCCCGTAACGACCAAATCTCCCAAAAGTAATCTCAGAATTTATGTAATC is a window from the Gimesia benthica genome containing:
- a CDS encoding glycosyltransferase; the encoded protein is MEQAATPLSVIVPVYNEDENFPRLIDAIDQRLPQPFRVLVVYDFDEDTTVPVARELATTRPYLSLVKNELGRGPANAIRAGFQAADNGPALVIMADLSDDLNDVAPMLELYHSGCRIVCASRYMQGGRQLGGPLLKRTLSRLAGLSLYYLVGFPTHDATNNFRLYDAALVNELQIESEQGFEIALELTAKAFVRGEQIGEIPTTWKDRDAGESRFQLFRWLPKYFRWYRYALFGRWFGRKKQR